In one window of Episyrphus balteatus chromosome 3, idEpiBalt1.1, whole genome shotgun sequence DNA:
- the LOC129914076 gene encoding deoxyhypusine hydroxylase gives MTKIATEQIHSIGQVLNNKERPLKERFRALFTLKNLGGKESVEEISRCFEDDSALLKHELAYCLGQMQDTSAIDVLTNVLKDINQEPMVRHEAAEALGAIGVPEVIPILEKYENDSCVEVAETCKIALDRVNWLKNGNVVDDNNPYHSVDPSPPTKNQLSVDDLKKTYLNPNESLFDRYRAMFSLRNLRSQESVLALTEGLKDKSALFRHEVAFVLGQLQEPCSIPYLKENLEDSCENEMVRHECAEALGAIATEECMTILNNYVNDDKRVVKESCIIALDMCEYENSPEFQYADGLVNTQK, from the exons ATGACCAAAATAGCTACCGAACAAATCCATTCAATCGGTCAAGTTCTAAATAACAAGGAGCGTCCACTTAAGGAAAGATTTCGTGCATTGTTCACATTAAAAAACCTCGGTGGAAAGGAATCGGTTGAAGAGATAAGTAGATGTTTTGAAGATGATTCAGCTTTGCTTAAACACGAATTGGCTTATTGTTTGGGACAAATGCAAGATACATCTGCTATAGATGTCCTTACCAATGTCCTCAAGGATATTAACCAAGAGCCAATGGTCCGCCATGAAGCAG CGGAAGCACTTGGAGCAATTGGTGTTCCTGAAGTTATACCAATTCTTGAAAAATACGAAAACGATTCATGCGTCGAAGTAGCAGAGACATGTAAAATTGCTCTAGATCGTGTCAATTGGCTAAAGAATGGCAATGTTGTAGATGACAATAATCCTTATCATTCAGTGGATCCTTCGCCCCCAACAAAAAATCAACTCAGTGTTGATGATCTGAAAAAAACTTATCTTAATCCCAATGAATCTCTATTTGATAGATATCGGGCTATGTTCAGTTTGAGAAATCTAAGAAGTCAAGAAAGTGTATTGGCTCTGACCGAAGGTTTGAAGGATAAGAGTGCTCTGTTTCGCCATGAAGTTGCCTTTGTTTTGGGTCAACTCCAGGAACCATGCAGTATTCCATATTTAAAAGAGAATCTAGAAGATTCATGTGAAAATGAAATGGTTCGTCATGAGTGTGCAGAAGCACTAGGAGCAATTGCAACAGAAGAATGTATGACAATACTTAACAACTATGTAAACGATGATAAACGAGTAGTAAAGGAAAGTTGTATTATTGCGCTGGATATGTGTGAGTACGAGAACAGTCCAGAGTTTCAATATGCCGATGGATTGGTTAACACCCAAAAGTAG